The following coding sequences lie in one Sorghum bicolor cultivar BTx623 chromosome 6, Sorghum_bicolor_NCBIv3, whole genome shotgun sequence genomic window:
- the LOC8063962 gene encoding UDP-N-acetylglucosamine diphosphorylase 1 — protein MKEEMVVGLSAPGPVGRWGAAPPQAMLERMKDYGQEGAFALWDDLSPEDRELLVRDIESLDLSRIDRIIRRSLGSQGIPLPAVEPVPESSVSKVEDRSPEDKERWWKKGLKAISEGKLAVVLLAGGQGTRLGSSDPKGCFNIGLPSGKSLFQLQAERILCVQKLAAQSSESPSNTVPIHWYIMTSPFTDAVTRKFFETRRYFGLDPDQVTFFQQGTLPCVSADGRFIMETPYRVAKAPDGNGGVYAALKSKKLLEDMAARGVKYVDCYGVDNALVRVADPTFLGYFIDKGVSSAAKVVRKAYPQENVGVFVQRGRGGPLSVVEYSEMDAAMTTEINQSTGRLRYCWSNICLHMFTLDFLNQVANSLEKDSVYHLAEKKIPSIHGFTTGLKLEQFIFDAFTYSPSTALFEVMREEEFAPVKNANGTTYDTPDSAKLMLLRLHSRWVVAAGGFLTHSVPLYMTGVEVSPLSSYAGENLEAICRGRTFHAPSEISF, from the exons ATGAAGGAAGAGATGGTGGTCGGCCTGTCGGCGCCGGGGCCGGTGGGGAGGTggggcgccgcgccgccgcaggCGATGCTCGAGAGGATGAAGGACTACGGCCAGGAGGGCGCCTTCGCGCTCTGGGACGATCTCTCGCCCGAGGACCGGGAGCTCCTCGTCCGGGACATCGAG AGTCTAGACCTTTCAAGGATCGATCGGATCATCCGGCGGTCCCTTGGATCACAAG GCATCCCATTGCCTGCTGTCGAGCCCGTGCCAGAATCTAGCGTCTCCAAGGTGGAGGACAGGTCTCCTGAGGACAAAGAAAGATGGTGGAAGAAGGGGCTGAAAGCCATCTCGGAGGGGAAGCTGGCTGTTGTCCTTTTGGCCGGTGGTCAG GGTACTCGACTGGGAAGCTCAGATCCTAAGGGATGTTTCA ATATTGGACTTCCATCTGGAAAGTCACTTTTCCAACTCCAAGCTGAACGTATTTTGTGTGTTCAAAAGCTAGCTGCTCAATCTAGTGAAA GTCCGAGTAACACTGTGCCGATCCACTGGTACATAATGACAAGCCCCTTTACAGATGCTGTCACTCGCAAATTCTTTGAGACCCGTAGATATTTTGGCTTGGACCCTGACCAA GTGACATTTTTCCAACAAGGCACACTTCCATGTGTTTCTGCTGATGGTAGATTTATTATGGAGACaccatatagg GTAGCAAAGGCTCCTGATGGCAATGGTGGAGTTTATGCTG CGCTGAAGTCCAAAAAGTTGTTGGAAGATATGGCTGCACGGGGTGTAAAATATGTAGATTGCTACGGAGTTGACAATGCACTG GTTCGAGTTGCAGATCCTACATTCTTAGGGTACTTCATTGACAAAGGTGTATCTTCTGCTGCCAAAGTGGTTAGGAAG GCTTATCCACAAGAGAATGTTGGGGTATTTGTTCAACGAGGTCGTGGTGGACCTCTCTCGGTGGTTGAGTACAGTGAAATGGATGCAGCTATGACTACTGAAATTAATCAATCAACAGGGCGACTTCGTTATTGTTGGAGCAAT ATCTGTCTGCACATGTTCACCCTGGACTTTTTGAATCAAGTGGCAAACAGCCTTGAGAAGGACAGTGT ATATCATCTAGCTGAGAAGAAGATTCCTTCCATCCATGGGTTTACAACAGGCCTGAAGCTTGAACAGTTTATATTCGATGCTTTCACTTATTCCCCATCCACGGCACTTTTTGAG GTCATGCGGGAGGAGGAATTCGCACCAGTAAAGAATGCCAATGGCACAACATATGACACCCCTGATAGCGCAAAGCTCATGCTACTCCGCCTCCATAGCAGATGGGTAGTCGCCGCTGGTGGCTTCTTGACGCATTCTGTGCCCTTGTATATGACAG GCGTCGAAGTTTCTCCACTTTCCTCCTATGCTGGAGAGAACCTGGAAGCAATCTGCCGTGGGCGGACATTCCATGCGCCAAGTGAGATATCATTCTAG
- the LOC8072336 gene encoding 40S ribosomal protein S11 encodes MAEQTEKAFLKQPKVFLSSKKSGKGKKPGKGGNRFWKSIGLGFKTPREAIEGTYIDKKCPFTGTVSIRGRIIAGTCHSAKMNRTIIVRRNYLHFVKKYQRYEKRHSNIPAHISPCFRVKEGDHVIIGQCRPLSKTVRFNVVKVIPAGSAAAGKKAFTAA; translated from the exons ATGGCGGAACAG ACTGAGAAGGCTTTCCTCAAGCAGCCTAAGGTTTTCCTCAG CTCAAAGAAATCTGGTAAGGGTAAGAAGCCTGGCAAGGGAGGCAACCGGTTCTGGAAGAGCattggccttggcttcaagactCCCAGGGAAGCAATTGAAG GGACCTACATTGACAAGAAATGCCCATTCACTGGAACCGTTTCTATCAGAGGCAGAATTATTGCTGGAACGTGCCACAGTGCTAAGATGAACAGAACCATCATTGTTCGCAGGAACTACCTCCACTTTGTTAAGAAATACCAGAG GTATGAGAAGAGGCACTCCAACATTCCAGCTCACATCTCCCCATGCTTCCGTGTGAAGGAAGGTGACCATGTCATCATTGGCCAGTGCAG GCCGCTGTCAAAAACTGTGAGGTTCAATGTCGTTAAAGTCATTCCAGCTGGATCTGCTGCCGCGGGCAAGAAGGCTTTCACCGCAGCCTGA